The following coding sequences lie in one Arachis hypogaea cultivar Tifrunner chromosome 4, arahy.Tifrunner.gnm2.J5K5, whole genome shotgun sequence genomic window:
- the LOC112797774 gene encoding NAP1-related protein 2, whose amino-acid sequence MVADKAKKPKVGQGDDSSEHIDGELVLNIEKLQELQDELEKVNEEASDKVLEVEQKYNEIRKPVYDKRNEIIKSIPDFWLTAFLSHPALCDLLTEEDQKIFKYLHSLDVEDFKDMKLGYSITFNFKENPYFEDTKLTKTFTFFEEGTTKITGTAIKWKEGMGAANGVNHETKGNKRTLAEESFFSWFGETEQKDLAEFTDEVAEIIKEDLWPNPLKYFNNDADEEDSDCEEDADEENGDDDDGDDEEDDNKEDS is encoded by the exons ATGGTGGCAGATAAGGCAAAAAAACCCAAAGTGGGTCAAGGGGATGATTCTTCTGAACACATTGATGGAGAGCTTGTTCTTAACATTGAGAAATTGCAGGAATTGCAGGATGAGCTGGAAAAG GTTAATGAGGAGGCGAGTGATAAAGTTTTGGAAGTTGAACAGAAATATAATGAAATACGCAAGCCTGTTTATGATAAGAGGAAtgaaatcatcaaatccattccTGACTTCTGGTTAACTGCG TTCTTGAGTCATCCTGCACTCTGTGATCTTCTGACTGAGGAAGACCAGAAG ATCTTCAAGTATTTACATTCACTTGATGTTGAAGATTTCAAAGATATGAAGTTGGGCTACTCGATCACCTTT AATTTTAAAGAGAATCCTTATTTCGAAGATACTAAGTTGACTAAAACTTTCACATTCTTTGAGGAGGGAACCACAAAGATTACTGGAACTGCCATCAAGTGGAAGGAGGGCATG GGTGCTGCTAATGGAGTTAATCACGAGACAAAAGGAAACAAACGCACACTTGCTGAGGAGAG CTTTTTCAGTTGGTTCGGCGAAACTGAGCAGAAGGACCTAGCCGAGTTTACCGATGAG GTTGCTGAAATAATTAAAGAAGACTTATGGCCTAACCCTCTAAAGTACTTCAATAAT GATGCCGACGAAGaggattcagattgtgaagaagaCGCTGATGAG GAAAACGGAGATGACGACGATGgcgatgatgaagaagatgataaCAAGGAAGATAGCTAA